One part of the Tunicatimonas pelagia genome encodes these proteins:
- a CDS encoding aspartate aminotransferase family protein codes for MLSQRQLFLNHLGQTSDFPLMLEVERAEGVYMHSTEGKRYLDLISGIGVSNVGHRHPKVLHAIQEQLDRYLHLMVYGEFVQAPQVQLAEALTQTLPDPLDACYLVNSGSEAIEGALKLAKRYTGRPNLVSCLNAYHGSSHGALSVSGSEQFKQGYRPLLPGVSHIRFNHPEDFSQIDEQTAAVVVETVQGEAGVRVADGNYFQALRDHCNAVGALLILDEIQAGFGRTGTFWAFEPYDVVPDILVAAKGMGGGMPIGAFIASQKIMQVLKANPILGHITTFGGHPVSAAASLATLKVIQEEKLLEQVPVKAQQITEHLQHPAIRSIRQRGLMMAVEFESFNLLKPIIDRAIELGVLTDWFLYCDNAMRVAPPLTIRESEIDKACAIILQAIEDVMIHA; via the coding sequence ATGCTCTCACAACGGCAACTATTTCTAAATCATTTGGGACAGACTTCAGATTTTCCGCTAATGCTGGAAGTTGAGCGAGCCGAAGGCGTGTATATGCACTCTACCGAAGGTAAACGTTATCTTGATTTAATTTCCGGTATTGGGGTAAGCAACGTCGGTCACCGTCACCCGAAGGTGCTACATGCTATCCAGGAGCAGCTAGATCGCTACCTGCACCTGATGGTGTACGGTGAGTTTGTGCAGGCTCCTCAGGTACAATTGGCTGAGGCCCTAACCCAAACACTACCCGACCCGCTAGATGCTTGCTACTTAGTAAATTCGGGAAGTGAGGCCATTGAAGGAGCTTTGAAACTAGCCAAACGCTACACCGGACGACCCAATCTGGTTTCTTGTCTCAACGCTTACCACGGTTCTTCCCACGGAGCATTATCGGTTAGTGGTAGTGAGCAATTTAAACAAGGCTATCGCCCGTTGCTACCCGGTGTATCGCATATCCGCTTCAACCATCCTGAAGATTTCTCGCAGATTGATGAGCAAACGGCAGCAGTGGTGGTAGAAACGGTACAAGGTGAGGCCGGAGTGCGAGTAGCAGATGGCAACTATTTTCAGGCATTGAGAGATCACTGCAATGCGGTGGGGGCTTTACTTATTCTTGATGAAATTCAGGCTGGATTCGGACGAACCGGCACCTTCTGGGCGTTTGAACCTTACGATGTGGTACCCGATATTTTGGTAGCAGCCAAAGGCATGGGCGGCGGTATGCCGATTGGAGCGTTCATCGCTTCGCAGAAAATTATGCAGGTACTTAAAGCCAATCCTATTTTAGGGCATATCACTACCTTTGGGGGGCATCCGGTAAGTGCTGCCGCTTCGCTGGCTACCCTAAAAGTTATTCAAGAAGAAAAATTACTGGAACAGGTTCCGGTTAAAGCTCAGCAAATTACGGAGCACCTTCAGCATCCGGCTATTCGCAGCATTCGCCAGCGAGGCTTAATGATGGCCGTAGAATTTGAGTCTTTTAACTTGCTCAAGCCTATTATTGACCGAGCCATTGAATTGGGAGTGCTAACCGACTGGTTTCTGTACTGTGATAACGCCATGCGAGTAGCTCCTCCGCTAACCATCCGGGAGAGTGAGATAGACAAAGCTTGCGCTATTATTCTTCAGGCAATAGAAGATGTAATGATTCATGCCTAG
- a CDS encoding response regulator: MRVFIIDDNQIDLLISRKLLLKNSADTDVKEYSQAQAALSDITANPEDVPNIILLDLNMPTMDGWGFLDGLKKAGVQSGFKVYVLTSSLDDRDRTRAQNYQVVEGYLTKPLNDTVIQGILQ; the protein is encoded by the coding sequence ATGCGTGTTTTTATTATAGATGATAACCAGATTGACCTGCTAATAAGCCGTAAGTTACTTTTAAAAAACAGCGCAGATACTGATGTAAAGGAGTATTCCCAGGCTCAAGCGGCCTTGAGTGATATAACGGCCAATCCGGAGGATGTACCTAACATTATTCTGCTCGATCTAAATATGCCAACTATGGATGGTTGGGGATTTTTAGACGGGTTAAAGAAAGCTGGGGTGCAATCTGGTTTTAAAGTTTACGTACTTACTTCTTCTTTAGACGACCGGGATCGAACCCGGGCTCAAAACTACCAGGTAGTAGAGGGCTATTTAACCAAACCACTCAACGATACTGTGATTCAGGGCATTTTGCAATAA
- a CDS encoding sensor histidine kinase: MFSNKSLGGVKNLYQKKKTIRVVVLVMSALIAALSIWYTNRLVEGLKERERSYINLYASTIEMAANPEGEDVTYLFTKVVAPNKSIPVILTDAYGNYVNSRNLGLEDIEDREKRQRVIDRELKKMQNAYKPIEIEMRHPKTQMYIGSQFVYYRNSFLLTQLQYYPYVQLGVISIFALIAYLVFSYSRTAEQNRVWVGMAKETAHQLGTPLSSLMAWVEYFRADPETYDVSIVQEIDKDINRLNMVTSRFSNIGSMPTLSEENLYQILRSSIGYLQSRVSTKVNLTLQSENRHIPVRINASLFEWVIENICKNAVDAMSGVGNLTIQVTQTHSEQVMIDITDTGKGIHKSKIKQVFTPGYTTKKRGWGLGLSLAQRIVENYHKGKIYVKQSEVNVGTTFRIVLPTHLASPAQPKKLRANATA; the protein is encoded by the coding sequence ATGTTTTCTAATAAATCGTTGGGGGGAGTAAAAAACCTGTACCAAAAAAAGAAAACCATTCGGGTGGTAGTATTAGTGATGTCAGCACTTATTGCCGCGCTTTCTATCTGGTACACCAATCGTTTGGTAGAGGGACTGAAAGAGCGGGAGAGAAGCTACATCAACCTCTATGCCTCTACTATCGAGATGGCCGCTAACCCAGAAGGGGAAGATGTTACCTATCTATTTACTAAGGTAGTTGCCCCCAATAAATCTATTCCGGTGATTCTGACAGATGCTTACGGTAACTACGTTAACTCCCGCAACTTAGGTTTGGAAGACATTGAGGATAGAGAAAAGCGGCAGCGCGTTATTGATCGGGAATTAAAGAAGATGCAAAATGCCTACAAACCGATTGAGATTGAAATGCGCCACCCGAAAACACAAATGTACATTGGATCACAATTCGTATACTACCGCAACTCCTTTCTGCTAACGCAGCTTCAGTATTATCCCTACGTGCAACTGGGCGTAATTTCCATATTTGCGCTAATTGCCTACTTAGTTTTTAGCTACTCGCGTACTGCCGAGCAAAACCGGGTGTGGGTAGGTATGGCCAAGGAAACAGCACATCAACTAGGTACTCCACTTTCTTCCCTAATGGCCTGGGTAGAATACTTTCGGGCCGATCCGGAAACCTACGATGTTAGTATCGTTCAGGAAATAGACAAGGACATCAACCGGCTCAACATGGTTACCTCTCGCTTTTCCAACATTGGTTCGATGCCAACATTATCCGAAGAGAATCTTTATCAAATACTACGTAGTTCGATTGGCTATCTGCAAAGCCGGGTTTCTACTAAGGTAAATCTTACTTTACAATCGGAAAATCGGCACATTCCGGTACGAATTAATGCTTCACTGTTTGAGTGGGTGATTGAGAATATTTGTAAGAATGCCGTAGATGCCATGAGCGGGGTGGGTAATCTGACAATTCAGGTAACTCAAACGCATTCTGAACAGGTAATGATTGATATTACCGATACGGGTAAGGGCATCCACAAATCTAAAATCAAGCAGGTGTTCACTCCCGGCTATACTACTAAGAAACGAGGTTGGGGCTTAGGCCTTTCGCTGGCTCAGCGGATTGTAGAGAATTACCACAAGGGGAAAATATACGTAAAACAGTCGGAAGTAAATGTAGGAACTACCTTTCGAATTGTGCTGCCTACCCACCTAGCCTCGCCTGCTCAGCCCAAGAAGCTTCGCGCTAACGCTACGGCCTAG
- a CDS encoding T9SS type A sorting domain-containing protein produces MLPERFITGVGALLLIVVLSVLPVSSMAEHERTDPVKQDAPVYPNPARDFIFFRADKVYNFTGDISLKVVDILGNPVKVQPEKVGYNTYRINVSQCAAGYYMLVAQCKTDTETKKKVFRFLKQ; encoded by the coding sequence ATGCTGCCCGAACGATTCATAACAGGTGTAGGAGCTTTATTGCTCATTGTAGTACTATCGGTACTACCTGTTTCGTCTATGGCTGAGCACGAGCGCACTGACCCAGTGAAGCAAGATGCTCCGGTGTACCCGAACCCTGCTCGCGATTTTATCTTCTTCAGAGCCGATAAAGTGTACAACTTCACTGGCGACATTTCTCTAAAAGTAGTAGATATTTTGGGAAATCCGGTGAAAGTACAGCCGGAGAAGGTAGGATACAATACTTACCGAATTAACGTAAGTCAGTGTGCTGCCGGATACTACATGCTGGTTGCCCAGTGCAAAACCGACACCGAAACGAAAAAGAAGGTTTTTAGATTTCTGAAACAATAG
- a CDS encoding histone deacetylase family protein, with translation MLKIAWSEIYAHPLPENHRFPMEKYNLLPEQLLYEGTITPENFFAPVLLEEKYITNTHASEYWHRLKNQELTKSEVRKTGFPMSDQLVQREITIMQGTVQAALFALEFGVAFNIAGGTHHAFTDRGEGFCLLNDIAIAANYLRERNLAEQILVVDLDVHQGNGTAQIFQYTSDVFTFSMHGAKNYPMHKEKSDMDIALPDGADDAIYLRKLREVLPRLLDEVMPDFIFFQSGVDVLASDKLGRLGLTINGCRERDQVVLELCHRNQLPVALSMGGGYSEKIAHIVEAHANTYRLAQKIFF, from the coding sequence ATGTTGAAAATTGCTTGGTCGGAAATTTACGCCCATCCCTTGCCCGAAAATCATCGCTTCCCGATGGAAAAGTATAACCTGCTTCCCGAGCAGCTACTGTACGAAGGCACCATCACTCCAGAAAACTTCTTTGCCCCAGTGCTCTTGGAGGAGAAATACATTACGAATACGCACGCATCCGAATACTGGCATCGGCTAAAGAATCAAGAGTTAACCAAATCGGAGGTGCGGAAGACGGGATTTCCTATGTCAGACCAACTTGTGCAACGCGAAATAACCATTATGCAGGGTACGGTTCAGGCTGCTCTGTTTGCACTGGAGTTTGGCGTAGCATTCAATATTGCGGGTGGCACTCACCACGCATTTACCGACCGAGGGGAAGGTTTTTGCTTGCTCAACGACATTGCGATCGCCGCTAATTACCTGCGCGAAAGAAATTTGGCGGAACAAATACTGGTGGTTGATTTGGACGTACACCAAGGCAATGGAACAGCACAAATCTTCCAGTACACCTCAGATGTTTTCACCTTCAGTATGCATGGAGCTAAGAACTACCCCATGCACAAGGAAAAGTCAGATATGGATATTGCTTTGCCCGACGGAGCGGACGACGCTATCTATCTGCGAAAACTTCGGGAAGTGTTACCGCGTTTACTGGATGAGGTTATGCCTGACTTTATCTTCTTTCAGTCGGGAGTAGATGTGTTGGCATCGGACAAGCTAGGACGGTTAGGTTTAACCATTAACGGTTGTCGGGAGCGCGATCAGGTTGTTTTAGAACTTTGCCATCGGAACCAGCTTCCGGTGGCACTGAGCATGGGAGGAGGGTACTCCGAGAAAATTGCCCATATTGTAGAAGCCCACGCCAACACGTATCGGTTAGCTCAGAAGATATTTTTTTAA
- a CDS encoding FAD-dependent oxidoreductase — translation MDKITAFISTTRLAKLWHMLLLIAFLLLQVTKLLAQDIQTDICILSGSEAGFTAAIQAARMGKTVALIEPTGHPGGMMVEGIAKDIRFGSSVVIGGITRELYTAIEDYYGREPAFDQYGWHSRYEPSVAGQIIEQFLAQEKNIRIIRNTRIKEENGVRKQGSVIQSITLENGQEVAAKIFIDASVEGHLLHLAGITTETIREGNQVYDETKNGIQVENTYRQFEIDIDPYVVPGDSSSGLLPTIQADALGEYGEPSKYIQGFCFRLVLTRQQDNRIPITKPANYDPFTYEIYRRYLRKGGTLFYPRANRPNGKTDLGSWHDLSANLYGENWRYPTGDYATQDSIVQYHKDFTQGLIWFLQNDSAVDESTRKNWAGWGLCQDEFTDNGGWPRRLYIRSARRLVSDYVITEHHTRRANPIRANDPLEDQPVAIAWWPPDTHHARRIVQDGYAYNEGFVFGGDDWHPFDVSWKALVPKAKECTNLITPTCPSSSYVAYGAIRILPTFMILGQSTGCMAAIAVSQQSSVQKINYTTLRNQLLQDKQILTIPENWLDYVESENH, via the coding sequence ATGGATAAGATTACTGCTTTTATCAGTACTACCCGTCTGGCTAAACTGTGGCACATGCTATTGCTGATCGCCTTTTTGCTCTTACAAGTTACGAAACTTCTCGCTCAGGATATACAGACTGATATTTGTATTCTCAGTGGTAGTGAAGCCGGATTCACTGCTGCCATTCAGGCCGCTCGCATGGGTAAAACAGTCGCTCTGATTGAGCCAACCGGGCATCCCGGAGGAATGATGGTAGAGGGCATTGCGAAAGATATTCGCTTCGGCAGTTCGGTAGTTATCGGCGGGATTACTCGGGAGCTGTATACTGCTATTGAAGATTACTACGGTCGTGAGCCGGCTTTTGACCAGTACGGCTGGCACTCTCGCTACGAACCCTCAGTTGCCGGGCAAATTATTGAGCAGTTTTTAGCGCAGGAAAAAAATATTCGCATTATCCGCAATACTCGTATCAAAGAAGAAAATGGAGTACGCAAGCAAGGTTCTGTAATTCAGAGTATCACCTTAGAAAACGGTCAGGAGGTGGCGGCTAAAATATTTATAGACGCTTCCGTAGAAGGGCACTTACTCCATTTAGCCGGAATAACCACCGAAACAATCCGTGAGGGCAATCAAGTATACGATGAAACTAAGAATGGTATTCAGGTAGAAAACACGTATCGCCAGTTCGAGATAGATATAGATCCTTACGTAGTGCCAGGCGACTCGTCCAGTGGTCTACTACCAACTATTCAAGCAGACGCGCTAGGCGAATACGGCGAACCCAGCAAATATATTCAAGGTTTCTGCTTCCGGCTGGTGCTAACCCGGCAGCAAGACAATCGTATTCCAATTACTAAGCCAGCTAATTATGATCCTTTCACCTACGAAATTTACCGCAGATACCTTCGTAAAGGTGGAACACTGTTTTACCCCCGGGCAAACCGACCCAACGGTAAAACTGATTTGGGCAGTTGGCACGATTTATCGGCCAATCTCTACGGCGAAAACTGGAGGTATCCGACTGGCGACTACGCTACGCAGGATAGTATTGTGCAGTATCATAAAGATTTTACCCAGGGGCTTATCTGGTTTTTACAGAACGACTCAGCCGTAGATGAATCGACCCGAAAAAACTGGGCGGGCTGGGGACTTTGCCAAGATGAGTTTACCGACAACGGAGGGTGGCCCCGCCGACTGTACATCCGCTCGGCTCGCCGTTTAGTTTCTGACTACGTAATTACCGAACACCATACCCGTCGGGCTAATCCAATCCGAGCGAACGATCCGTTGGAGGATCAGCCAGTAGCCATTGCTTGGTGGCCACCCGATACGCACCACGCTCGTCGTATTGTTCAAGATGGTTACGCCTACAATGAAGGCTTTGTATTTGGCGGTGACGATTGGCATCCTTTCGATGTTTCCTGGAAAGCATTGGTTCCCAAAGCCAAGGAATGCACTAACCTGATTACCCCTACTTGCCCCTCTAGCAGCTACGTGGCCTACGGAGCCATTCGCATTTTGCCTACGTTTATGATCTTAGGGCAAAGCACCGGTTGTATGGCAGCAATAGCTGTAAGTCAGCAAAGCTCCGTTCAGAAGATTAATTACACTACACTCCGGAATCAGTTACTACAGGATAAGCAAATATTGACAATTCCAGAAAACTGGTTGGACTACGTTGAATCCGAAAATCACTGA
- a CDS encoding FG-GAP-like repeat-containing protein encodes MRKFLFTFIFSLCTAVLLAQAPVITQLDKTRGTVFEVVTIQGSGFGTDTANVDVFFGGVLADSIAPISSGVPMLDTEIQVLVPPGATTSSVSVTRTDTRLTAYSPEVFYISYDGGTFDRNFMDGPYKYATSGNNLYNLCFCDFNQDGLNDIATSDLDSEEITVLQNTTPNIDTVTFTPVELDIEARTRWLRCGDLNGDGLPELVFAASNDNAEGGNLAYVYQNTSTGGVISFDLADPIRLPIEGNLAARMVIRDIDMDGKPDITVADISADGGVSVFLNNSTGSTISFVSTPSLPFAVFGISSTELSGIAVEDFSGDGIPDIAVSEDENSGIYVITNISTPSSLGFGALTELTASGRTTNLKAGDLDNDGLIDLVVVNDSYVGALRNTSQNGVVSFASPVRFDQTNLGREGLELVDIDGNGLLDIAVAAQNRNWIVLLLNKSTLGSLDFNTKQVLLADENSLSVRGGDLNGDGKPDLAYTETATDQIAIQLNRNCITPVLEPQGGLGVCDQLPYQLSVTKAIGAEYVWESSGDGTSFTPMAEATDSTFTFTTSNEIFYRVRVSSTNKTFVCSPTASNQVEVVRPDGFVPSKPTIVNKNPAEPVCFGESISLQAETVNAEYFWTGPNDFSSNDPNPVIPDADKTKEGVYVLYVQASEENGGCVSDTATTFVKVSEPEAITATAGQVPVFFEGSNVQLTVNPVDGQTFGWRRNDETIADANELSFTTNSEGTYVAVTQNAEGCLRESNPIEVAFARPEISAELCLNEAGQFVISPDSLNGQEIWYRWIFEGNTEEGDTVSYQFTNAGTQTVAIEILSGDGAVRDRYEQTMEVLEIPNLAVQAASNPNLCPNANVVLEANEGFATYLWNTQSTERSITVSQPGTYILTVTAENGCNDFEEFTVEEADNPVGEITASTDRIALGDTLQLQALGGDTYQWESDISLSDSTIANPLVRPLVTTTYICVIINEAGCADSVEFTVMVDRQLDVVPERAFTPNNDGNNDTWYIEKMELYPDCRLTLFNRQGIKLYEQENYSNLQPWDGTANGTLVPPGVYFYLINCGEEAGTQTGSVTIIR; translated from the coding sequence ATGAGAAAGTTTCTATTTACATTTATTTTTTCACTGTGTACGGCGGTATTGCTGGCGCAAGCCCCGGTTATTACCCAACTGGATAAAACCCGAGGAACAGTATTCGAGGTGGTAACTATTCAGGGAAGTGGGTTTGGTACTGATACAGCGAACGTAGACGTGTTTTTCGGTGGGGTTTTAGCCGATTCTATCGCTCCGATCAGTTCGGGAGTACCCATGTTGGATACTGAAATTCAGGTACTGGTTCCACCGGGAGCTACCACCAGCAGTGTATCCGTTACCCGCACTGATACCCGACTGACGGCTTATTCGCCCGAAGTATTTTATATCAGCTACGACGGCGGAACCTTCGATAGAAATTTTATGGATGGCCCTTACAAATACGCTACTTCCGGTAACAATCTGTACAATTTGTGCTTCTGCGATTTTAACCAGGACGGCCTTAACGATATTGCTACTAGCGATCTTGATAGTGAGGAAATTACGGTTCTTCAGAATACGACCCCCAATATTGATACAGTGACTTTCACCCCAGTAGAGTTAGATATAGAAGCCAGAACTCGCTGGCTGCGCTGCGGTGACCTAAACGGTGATGGCCTGCCCGAACTAGTATTTGCGGCTTCTAATGATAATGCTGAGGGAGGTAACTTAGCGTACGTCTACCAAAATACTAGTACTGGCGGAGTAATATCGTTTGATCTGGCTGATCCAATTAGACTTCCCATTGAGGGAAACCTAGCGGCTCGTATGGTGATTCGCGATATTGACATGGATGGAAAACCAGATATTACAGTAGCTGATATTTCGGCCGATGGGGGTGTCTCGGTTTTTCTAAATAACAGCACTGGTTCAACAATTAGCTTTGTATCTACCCCGAGCCTTCCGTTTGCTGTGTTTGGCATTAGCAGTACCGAACTAAGCGGTATTGCAGTAGAAGACTTTAGTGGTGATGGTATTCCTGATATTGCGGTGAGCGAAGATGAGAATAGTGGCATCTACGTTATTACCAATATTAGTACACCAAGTTCGCTCGGGTTTGGCGCACTTACCGAATTAACGGCTTCGGGACGAACGACTAACCTGAAAGCTGGTGACCTGGACAACGATGGATTGATTGATCTGGTAGTCGTTAATGACTCGTACGTAGGAGCATTGCGGAATACTTCGCAAAATGGGGTAGTTAGCTTTGCCAGTCCAGTACGTTTTGACCAAACTAATTTGGGAAGAGAAGGATTAGAACTAGTAGATATAGATGGAAACGGTTTGCTCGATATAGCCGTAGCTGCTCAAAACCGAAATTGGATCGTTCTTTTACTGAACAAGAGTACGCTAGGCTCACTTGATTTTAACACTAAGCAGGTATTGCTAGCCGACGAAAACTCACTCAGTGTGCGGGGTGGCGACCTGAACGGCGACGGGAAGCCGGATTTGGCCTACACCGAAACGGCAACGGATCAGATCGCTATTCAGCTTAACCGTAATTGTATCACTCCGGTGCTAGAACCGCAGGGTGGCTTAGGAGTTTGCGATCAATTACCTTATCAGCTTTCGGTAACCAAAGCTATCGGAGCTGAGTACGTTTGGGAAAGCTCAGGTGATGGAACCAGTTTTACTCCGATGGCGGAAGCGACTGATTCTACTTTTACCTTTACTACCAGCAACGAGATATTCTACCGGGTGAGAGTATCTTCTACTAATAAAACCTTCGTTTGCTCGCCTACCGCATCTAATCAGGTGGAGGTTGTCCGTCCCGATGGTTTCGTGCCTTCTAAGCCAACCATTGTTAATAAAAATCCGGCTGAGCCGGTATGCTTTGGTGAAAGTATATCGTTGCAAGCCGAAACTGTCAATGCCGAGTATTTCTGGACTGGGCCTAATGATTTCAGCTCTAATGATCCAAACCCCGTTATTCCTGATGCTGATAAAACCAAAGAAGGTGTTTACGTGCTTTATGTACAGGCTAGTGAAGAAAATGGCGGATGCGTTAGCGATACGGCTACCACTTTTGTAAAGGTTAGTGAACCTGAAGCAATTACCGCCACTGCCGGGCAAGTTCCGGTTTTCTTTGAAGGAAGCAATGTACAGCTTACCGTAAACCCAGTAGATGGTCAGACCTTTGGATGGAGGCGTAACGACGAAACCATTGCGGATGCCAACGAGCTATCTTTCACTACCAACAGCGAAGGCACTTACGTAGCCGTAACGCAAAATGCTGAAGGATGCTTACGGGAAAGTAATCCAATAGAAGTGGCCTTCGCCCGGCCTGAGATTTCGGCTGAACTCTGCCTCAATGAAGCCGGGCAGTTTGTTATTAGTCCTGATAGTCTGAATGGCCAAGAAATTTGGTATCGCTGGATTTTCGAAGGAAATACTGAAGAGGGAGATACGGTTTCGTATCAGTTTACTAATGCCGGAACCCAGACAGTAGCCATAGAAATTTTGAGCGGTGACGGCGCAGTCCGGGATCGCTACGAACAAACGATGGAAGTATTAGAGATTCCTAATTTAGCAGTGCAGGCGGCCAGTAACCCAAACCTGTGCCCCAATGCCAATGTAGTACTAGAAGCCAACGAAGGTTTTGCTACCTATCTGTGGAACACCCAATCAACCGAGCGCAGTATTACGGTAAGCCAGCCCGGAACCTACATCCTGACGGTTACTGCCGAAAACGGATGTAATGATTTTGAAGAATTCACGGTAGAAGAGGCTGATAATCCGGTGGGTGAAATCACGGCCTCAACGGATCGGATTGCCCTGGGAGATACTTTACAGTTACAAGCGTTGGGTGGAGATACTTATCAATGGGAAAGTGATATTTCTCTGAGCGATAGCACCATTGCTAATCCGTTAGTACGCCCGTTGGTTACCACTACTTACATCTGCGTGATTATTAACGAAGCAGGCTGTGCCGATTCGGTAGAATTTACCGTAATGGTTGATCGCCAGCTAGATGTTGTTCCCGAACGAGCCTTCACTCCCAACAACGATGGCAACAATGATACTTGGTACATCGAGAAGATGGAGCTCTATCCCGATTGTCGTTTAACCCTGTTTAATCGGCAGGGCATCAAATTGTACGAACAAGAAAACTACAGTAACCTTCAGCCTTGGGATGGAACTGCCAACGGAACCCTTGTGCCCCCTGGTGTCTATTTTTATTTGATTAATTGCGGTGAAGAAGCAGGTACCCAAACCGGTAGCGTCACGATTATTCGTTAG
- a CDS encoding rhomboid family intramembrane serine protease produces the protein MKESDNPTDLLSEDRRVLQQSILFAVGFAALLWLIRAIEWSASLDLGVFGILPRTLSGMVGIITAPLVHGTFLHLLSNTFPLILLLVATFYFYNKIALEVFLWIYLITGFWVWVAARQAYHIGSSGIVYGLAAFLLFSGIFRKDIRSVIVAVAIAFLYNGMLQGLLPNATQQNVSWESHLLGSVAGVFCSFYFRASGDTPVLSKNDDAKNMETAPNRQNHTFRTSGYFTSAQYSYTYSSEGKERQSKYVISLDEEEGGESTIVSEI, from the coding sequence GTGAAGGAGAGTGATAATCCCACCGATTTGCTATCTGAAGATAGGAGAGTGCTTCAGCAAAGTATTTTGTTTGCCGTTGGGTTCGCTGCCTTGCTGTGGCTAATACGGGCAATAGAGTGGAGTGCTTCGCTTGATTTAGGAGTCTTCGGAATTCTCCCTCGCACCCTATCGGGTATGGTAGGTATCATCACGGCTCCCTTGGTACACGGCACATTCCTACACCTTCTTTCCAATACCTTCCCACTGATTCTACTACTGGTAGCCACGTTCTACTTCTATAATAAAATTGCGCTGGAGGTATTTCTCTGGATATATTTAATTACCGGATTCTGGGTGTGGGTAGCCGCTCGGCAAGCGTACCACATTGGGTCAAGTGGTATCGTTTACGGATTAGCTGCCTTTCTTCTATTTAGTGGCATCTTTCGTAAAGATATACGTTCAGTAATTGTGGCCGTGGCAATTGCCTTTTTGTACAACGGTATGTTACAGGGGCTTCTTCCTAATGCCACGCAGCAAAATGTATCGTGGGAATCGCATTTGTTGGGTTCAGTGGCGGGAGTATTTTGCTCATTCTATTTTCGCGCATCAGGTGATACGCCAGTATTATCTAAAAATGATGATGCGAAGAATATGGAAACGGCTCCTAATCGTCAGAATCATACTTTTCGTACCAGTGGTTATTTCACGAGTGCTCAGTATAGCTATACGTATTCTTCTGAAGGTAAAGAAAGGCAGTCTAAGTACGTTATTTCACTAGATGAAGAAGAGGGGGGTGAGTCAACTATTGTTTCAGAAATCTAA
- a CDS encoding sigma-70 family RNA polymerase sigma factor — protein sequence METQDVWNSFNDELYFFLLKKVKDTDVANDIFQSTFLKIHKNLPKLKEEEKVKAWIFQIARNEIANYFNAEAIYVDNSATNEETPLQEYQFVCCFDKLINDLPEIYQEVINMVYIKGHKQKDVANELGISLENTKARIRRAKDILKEKFQECCKYELDKKGKLTGESNCSIC from the coding sequence ATGGAAACGCAAGACGTATGGAACAGTTTTAATGACGAACTTTACTTTTTTCTTCTTAAGAAAGTTAAAGATACAGATGTAGCCAACGATATCTTTCAAAGTACCTTCTTGAAAATCCATAAAAATCTGCCCAAGCTTAAAGAAGAGGAAAAAGTAAAAGCGTGGATTTTTCAAATTGCCCGCAACGAGATAGCAAATTACTTTAATGCCGAGGCTATTTACGTAGATAATTCGGCTACGAACGAAGAAACTCCTTTACAAGAATATCAATTTGTATGTTGTTTTGATAAACTGATCAATGACCTACCCGAAATTTACCAAGAGGTTATTAACATGGTTTACATCAAGGGGCATAAACAAAAAGATGTGGCAAACGAATTGGGAATAAGTCTTGAAAACACAAAAGCAAGAATTAGAAGAGCAAAGGATATACTAAAGGAAAAATTCCAAGAATGCTGTAAATATGAGCTTGATAAGAAAGGTAAGTTAACCGGAGAATCTAATTGCTCAATCTGTTGA